The following proteins are encoded in a genomic region of Leptospira langatensis:
- a CDS encoding alpha/beta hydrolase, whose product MKKILQRIGIGLGLIVVLYVGIYYATFPKYEFHSSIDLNQDFNSFYKLKLEETKSKKGRVGSEEKLIRFSPGKTENAILYIHGFGASRAEGEATVDQIASKLKANTYYLRLPGHGTNNEDHRDTPFTEYLRVAEETFLMMDKLGNHTILMGTSMGGLISTYLASKYPDKVRVLVLYSPFYDFSVPLGRLFFYPGGTALGETIQGKIRKSPPKKPDDGIGEHYYEYWYKDQYLAAVKNVSEATKFVLAQDPFPKITSPTLLVYYYKDKDHQDKTASVTAMLDAFSKIGGEHPNPLNTKVAIEEGSHVLTSTHVHSDKPKVEATVLDFLKKAGIR is encoded by the coding sequence ATGAAGAAAATATTACAAAGAATTGGGATCGGTCTCGGACTGATCGTAGTTCTCTACGTAGGTATCTATTACGCTACCTTTCCCAAATACGAATTCCATTCCAGCATCGACCTGAACCAAGACTTCAATTCCTTCTATAAGTTAAAATTAGAAGAAACCAAATCCAAGAAAGGAAGGGTCGGTTCCGAAGAGAAATTGATCCGTTTCTCTCCGGGTAAAACGGAAAATGCAATCCTTTACATTCACGGTTTCGGAGCTTCCCGCGCAGAAGGAGAAGCAACTGTGGACCAGATCGCCTCCAAATTGAAGGCGAATACCTATTATCTGCGTCTTCCTGGCCATGGCACAAATAACGAGGATCATAGAGACACTCCTTTCACAGAATATCTAAGAGTGGCCGAAGAGACCTTCCTGATGATGGACAAATTAGGAAATCATACTATTCTAATGGGTACCAGTATGGGCGGGTTGATCTCTACCTATCTTGCTTCGAAGTATCCGGATAAGGTCAGGGTTCTCGTCCTATATTCCCCGTTTTACGATTTCTCTGTTCCTCTTGGCAGGCTTTTCTTCTATCCAGGAGGGACCGCACTCGGTGAAACGATCCAAGGGAAGATCCGAAAATCCCCTCCCAAGAAACCGGACGACGGGATAGGAGAGCATTATTACGAGTATTGGTACAAGGATCAGTATCTGGCAGCAGTTAAAAACGTAAGCGAGGCGACCAAATTCGTTCTCGCCCAAGATCCGTTCCCAAAGATCACCAGCCCTACTCTATTAGTATATTATTATAAGGACAAGGACCACCAGGACAAGACTGCTAGTGTAACCGCGATGTTAGACGCATTCTCCAAGATCGGCGGGGAACATCCGAATCCCTTGAACACAAAAGTCGCGATCGAAGAGGGAAGCCATGTTCTTACCTCTACGCATGTCCATTCAGATAAACCAAAAGTGGAAGCAACGGTTCTAGACTTCTTAAAGAAGGCAGGGATCCGTTAA
- a CDS encoding NAD(P)-dependent oxidoreductase: MKIVVFGATGMIGHRIVADALSRGHEVVAVSRNISKLAQEDKNLTKKSGDILDTKFVTELAKGADAVISAHGPGKEEISKVPAIISSLLEGTHAAGDTKVYFVGGAGSLKVAPNLDLVDAPSFPEEYKEVALVHRNALQFMRNSKFTHWTYLSPAAYIYPGEKAGKYRLGTEELVKDSEGNSKISVDDFADAMLNEVENPKHLGKRFTLAY; the protein is encoded by the coding sequence ATGAAAATCGTAGTATTCGGAGCAACAGGGATGATCGGGCATAGGATCGTGGCAGACGCACTTTCCAGAGGCCATGAGGTGGTCGCGGTTTCTCGCAATATTTCCAAACTTGCACAAGAAGATAAGAATCTAACGAAGAAATCCGGAGATATCCTGGATACAAAATTCGTAACTGAGCTAGCCAAGGGAGCCGATGCGGTGATCAGTGCTCATGGTCCAGGAAAAGAAGAGATATCTAAAGTCCCTGCCATCATTTCTTCTCTCTTAGAAGGAACTCATGCAGCCGGTGATACTAAAGTCTATTTTGTGGGAGGCGCGGGAAGTTTGAAAGTCGCTCCGAATCTGGATCTAGTAGATGCTCCCAGCTTTCCGGAAGAATACAAAGAAGTTGCTCTCGTTCATAGGAACGCACTCCAATTCATGCGCAATTCCAAGTTTACTCATTGGACCTACCTAAGCCCCGCAGCTTATATCTATCCGGGCGAGAAGGCAGGCAAATACCGTTTGGGAACCGAAGAACTTGTCAAAGACTCCGAAGGAAATAGCAAGATCTCTGTGGACGATTTCGCGGATGCGATGCTAAACGAGGTAGAGAATCCTAAACATTTGGGAAAGAGATTCACACTCGCCTATTAA
- a CDS encoding Rrf2 family transcriptional regulator: MSIPSRYPIAIHILSLIEKDGEEASSSQVMADSIGTNPVVVRSLMGKLKRAGLIQSKQGVPGAKLAKPPEEIRLIQIYKAVESEGPLFSIHDKPNPKCPVGKKIQTALTGIFQEAQSALEAKLAEFNLSDVLYNLDSDKKKRA; encoded by the coding sequence ATGTCTATCCCGAGTAGATACCCCATAGCCATCCATATTCTATCCTTGATCGAAAAGGACGGAGAAGAAGCGAGTTCTTCTCAGGTCATGGCGGATAGCATAGGCACGAATCCCGTGGTAGTCAGAAGTCTTATGGGGAAACTAAAAAGAGCAGGCCTCATCCAATCCAAGCAAGGTGTCCCTGGGGCCAAATTAGCCAAGCCTCCCGAAGAGATCCGACTCATCCAGATCTACAAGGCGGTGGAATCCGAAGGGCCCCTCTTCTCCATTCATGATAAACCGAACCCAAAATGTCCCGTGGGAAAGAAGATCCAGACCGCACTCACAGGAATCTTCCAAGAGGCACAATCTGCCCTAGAGGCCAAATTGGCAGAGTTCAATCTGTCCGACGTTTTGTACAATCTGGATTCGGATAAAAAGAAAAGAGCTTAG
- a CDS encoding NADase-type glycan-binding domain-containing protein, translated as MFKNYFLLVLCASLLFECGKKLPVSMITATSMESGLPFDILDGKSWRPEKGAKFVKLHFYPDETFQLSKIEVESCNGEFSEPITAYINFDEYSQDLEKGSTAAVKFETPRNTRSVTFNFHKNQDICIQKINFYDEKGSKMRWKGPKVVEASVKASETAKPNLSYDVMNLFDSRYEYAWASDKRGKGVILDFSFKEKQKITSIKIWNGYQRSDRHCQTNGRLKTATLTGDGGYSEKIEVQDILGPQTIHLPKPFEGNNLRLTVDSIYEGKDYKGLVISEIRFSDGEEWLLPNPMEQVHKIAKHNFFQFTAAGVTNVLNWSFVGSEFYGSIPTAAASTEQPQTGEATPPATEENATNPEEAKPELLSSNWTLRLRSDGSLFFEGNTSSAEADGDGKINKTFFALGNYEIKEAKPDGLKLRIFGLVRKMSAREYNEEYYGGDCNGCGRDCNRSDDPENGEKIFQETIRIRKSGDKIYVQNENPGKTFDFSTLELIQE; from the coding sequence ATGTTCAAAAATTATTTCCTTTTGGTGCTTTGCGCTTCGCTTCTATTCGAGTGCGGAAAGAAATTGCCTGTTTCCATGATCACCGCTACTTCCATGGAGAGCGGATTGCCTTTCGATATTTTGGACGGAAAGAGCTGGAGACCGGAAAAAGGAGCGAAATTCGTAAAACTGCATTTTTATCCGGACGAGACCTTCCAACTATCCAAGATAGAAGTTGAATCGTGTAACGGGGAATTTTCGGAACCAATCACCGCCTATATTAACTTTGATGAATATAGCCAGGACCTGGAAAAGGGTTCCACCGCTGCAGTCAAGTTCGAGACTCCTCGAAATACTAGATCCGTGACTTTTAATTTCCATAAGAACCAGGACATCTGCATCCAAAAGATCAATTTCTACGATGAGAAGGGTTCCAAGATGAGATGGAAGGGACCCAAGGTGGTGGAAGCAAGTGTGAAGGCTTCCGAAACCGCAAAGCCGAATCTTTCCTATGATGTGATGAATCTCTTCGATTCCAGATATGAGTATGCCTGGGCTTCGGACAAAAGAGGAAAGGGAGTTATATTAGATTTTTCTTTTAAAGAAAAACAGAAGATCACTTCAATCAAGATCTGGAACGGCTACCAAAGGTCCGATAGGCATTGCCAAACGAACGGAAGATTGAAGACAGCCACTCTTACCGGAGACGGAGGATATTCCGAAAAGATCGAAGTACAGGATATCTTAGGTCCTCAGACGATCCATCTTCCGAAGCCTTTCGAAGGAAATAATCTAAGACTGACCGTAGATTCCATTTACGAAGGAAAAGATTATAAGGGACTCGTGATCAGTGAGATCCGTTTCTCCGACGGGGAAGAATGGCTTCTTCCAAATCCTATGGAGCAAGTGCATAAGATCGCTAAACATAATTTCTTCCAGTTTACCGCCGCTGGTGTGACTAATGTTCTCAACTGGAGTTTTGTAGGAAGTGAATTCTACGGAAGTATACCGACTGCTGCGGCAAGCACGGAGCAGCCTCAAACAGGAGAAGCTACTCCTCCCGCTACTGAAGAGAATGCTACAAATCCCGAAGAAGCAAAACCGGAACTTCTTTCTTCGAATTGGACTCTGCGTTTGAGATCCGATGGAAGTCTTTTCTTCGAGGGAAATACTTCTTCAGCGGAAGCGGACGGAGACGGAAAGATCAATAAGACCTTCTTTGCATTAGGAAATTATGAAATTAAGGAAGCCAAGCCTGATGGGCTCAAGCTTAGGATCTTCGGACTCGTGAGAAAGATGAGTGCGAGAGAATATAACGAGGAATACTACGGAGGAGATTGCAATGGCTGCGGAAGGGACTGTAACCGAAGCGATGATCCGGAAAATGGGGAGAAGATCTTCCAAGAGACCATCCGTATCCGTAAATCCGGGGACAAGATCTATGTCCAAAATGAGAATCCTGGTAAAACCTTCGATTTCTCCACTCTAGAACTGATCCAAGAGTAA